A DNA window from Bos javanicus breed banteng chromosome 10, ARS-OSU_banteng_1.0, whole genome shotgun sequence contains the following coding sequences:
- the LYSMD2 gene encoding lysM and putative peptidoglycan-binding domain-containing protein 2 isoform X2 translates to MESIKEQSKALVFCLGQSGALSARRGIPPRDRGRLWGPSGYTAGSLSALRQSHRGASRVGRVEPSGPRGSSRSSFRSPSCRCAWKGGRGGAGGHHGGPVSSHRGLQPAAPAERPFAAPVRRKRRWRRTRRRPFGELPDPAAAAGPMADSSPAPSLRAGGPREPRPSAPSPPPPHSRLGSEAEEAELSLSLARTKTRSYGSTASVRAPLGAGVIERHVEHRVRAGDTLQGIALKWNKLKGQINCLPMIVYF, encoded by the coding sequence ATGGAATCAATAAAGGAGCAGAGCAAAGCtttggtgttttgccttgggcAGAGTGGGGCTTTGTCGGCCCGGCGCGGGATTCCACCTCGGGACCGAGGGCGTCTATGGGGCCCCAGTGGCTACACTGCCGGGAGCCTTAGCGCTCTCCGCCAGTCGCACCGCGGGGCCAGTCGGGTGGGCAGGGTGGAGCCGAGCGGTCCGCGGGGCAGCAGCCGGAGCTCGTTTCGCTCTCCCTCCTGCAGGTGCGCCTGGAAAGGCGGACGCGGAGGAGCGGGCGGCCACCATGGCGGGCCCGTATCTTCCCACCGAGGCCTCCAGCCCGCCGCCCCCGCGGAACGGCCCTTCGCAGCCCctgtgaggaggaagaggaggtggcGGCGGACGAGGCGCCGCCCCTTTGGCGAGCTTCCCGACCCGGCGGCCGCCGCAGGACCCATGGCGGATTCCTCGCCCGCTCCGTCCCTGCGGGCAGGCGGCCCCCGTGAGCCCCGGCCCTCGGCCCCCTCGCCACCGCCGCCGCACTCGCGTTTGGGCTCCGAGGCCGAGGAGGCCGAGCTGTCGCTGAGCCTGGCACGCACCAAGACCCGCTCGTACGGTAGCACGGCCAGCGTGCGGGCGCCGCTGGGCGCCGGCGTCATCGAGCGCCATGTGGAGCACCGGGTCCGCGCCGGCGACACGCTGCAGGGCATCGCGCTCAA